The sequence TGCTGTTGTTGTATATTTAAAATAGCCAAAATCTGACTCATCTGATCTTGAGTAAATCCACTTGTATTCCCTGGTAGACTAGAATTTATAGGTAGAGATGGAGCACTTCCCAATATACCATTTTGCATAGACTGATCACCAGAAtcagaacccaattcaacaacTGCATTGGCTTTAGTATAAGAGTTCTTGAACCTGAACCCAGGTGGAAAACCATGTTTTTTATAGCAAGTGTCCACGGTGTGCCTTTGTTTCCCACAAAAAGTACATACAATAGGCTTATCACATTGATTCTGAAATTGTGGCTTCTTGAACTTATTAACCATAGCCACAATATCCTGGGTCAGTTCTTGAACATTTGGCACGGAGAATTGCCTCTCATGTTGTAGAACTAATGAAAAAGCTTTATTGATTATGGGTAAAGGGTCCATAATCATGATTTGAGACTTCACATTAGAAAAAGAATCGTTCAATCCTTTTAGAAAACAGATGACTAcatctttttctaaattaatcttgaCAGCATTAGTGATATCACAAATACACCCATCACACACACACAATTAGGAATTGCTTTAAGAGTTGTATACTCATCCCACAAAAGTTGCAGATCAGCAAAATAATCTGTTACTTGCCTAATCGTATAAATCTCACCTTGTAAATCCGTTATGCAAATCTGCCTGGGAAAACGTTCTTTGAGATTGTCCCAGACCCTCTTTGCATCATCAAGCCATAGAATGCTTTTAGCAATCGAAGGAGAAAGCGACTTCTGCAACCATGAAAGAACCAAGTTGTTGCACCTCTTCCATGCAGCATACAAATAAGAATTCTGATCAGGCATCAGCAAGGTTCCATCCACGAATTCAAGCTTATTCTTGGAAAGAAGAGCCATCCTCATATTTTGACACCAAGCGTGATAATCCGGACCGGAAAGATCCGGAGTAACCAAAACTAATGAAAGATTTTCTCTTGGATGAACATAATAAGGGCTAGTAGTTTGTTCTTCTGCTCTCACCATTGATGCAAAATTTCTGAATAAACAGATCGAAGGggaaataaaacccaaaaaccaGCGATCAACAAAATCAAGAAAATATAGAACAAAGATCGAGATACCTAGATGAAATCGAAGAGTTGAattgaagagagaaagagaaaaaaatcaCAATTTGAACAACTGATTATCAAGAAACAGATGAAGGCAACTTGCTGATTTGCAAAGAAAATCACAAGATGCAAATTGAATAGACTGGAAAGGAGAACAAATCACTGAAACAGACTGATTTGTTTTACCAGAAATCAAAGATAGAAAGAGTTTGCGGAAGCACTTAAATGCTCCGATACCATGTtgataaaagaagaagaagaacaagaacaagaagGAGATACAGAGGAAGAAGAATATTGAGATTAATTGAGGAAAAGACTACAAATTGTTCTTTAATGAATGAGATACCTCAAATACATTATAACCTACTTATATACCCATAACCTCTATAGTTAACTTAACTATAGTTAACTAACTGACAAAATAAATCAGTTATTTTTATCTATATGGTTAATATGGTCCACTCTTAGTTGGACTTTTAATTGTCAAACAAATCTTTGAAGtattaaacattttttttaaaaaaattagaaatcttAAAACTCAAAATCAAGTGCAAGCCCACTCTTAGTTGGATTTTTAATTGTTAAACAAATCTTTGAGGTAtcaagtatttatttttttttaaattagaaatctcAAAAGTCAAAACCACTGACAAGTCCAATCTTTCGACTTTTAATTGTCACACAAATTTTTGTAATATCAAacctttttttcaaaaaatttgaaatctCAAAAGTCAAAACCAATAGCAAGTCTAATCTCTTTTTGAAGTATATAATATtggattattttatttataaattgttGAGAAAATCTACAATTGAATATTTTTCAAAAGAAAGAATACTAATTTTTTTGAACATGATCGAGACTCCAATCTTTCTAATACTGATTACAATCCTTTGAATTATAAAAGTCATACTACAAAATCTTTAAAAATTGAAACGAACGCAAATTATGATGTGAATTCATTAGAGCGAGATCCAAGATTACGATCTCAATATATAGGTTTATCCTATTGACAAACATGATGAAGTTCGAAGAGCTTATACCAAAGCTAGtccatatcaattcattctttTCAAATatccaaaatccaaagaaaagCATACGAGTAGTTTTCAACCGTTATAGATTCCATTATTGATGATTTCCATGACTTGAAAGAATGACGATCTCTATTTTGATacattattaataatataatatattttgttttctttattagatgtgataaaaaaaaatattaaaattttggcCCTCATAATTATATCATGTGTTCGCCCCTGGACCATACCATCAAAAAATTCACTAATATCATGTTGGATGGTCATATTATgtgtttataataatataaggggttaattgtaattttattgtctttattaataaaagtgATATGCAAAAacatgagagaatataacaataattttaaatattcatattattttgtgactttttttttggtaatgtcTCAATTCTAACTCAATCTAAATATTTACGTGTgttttgcctttttaaattgGATTGCGAGCGTACCAGTAATTTTGtagaaaaattacaaaagaatgaaatctaacttctaATCAAAACATTGTGTAAAGCTAAAAGACGAAGAGATTAAAGGTTCGAAATTAAAACCGTAAATAAGAAtgatttaattaatataaacGATGTCGAATTGAAAATAgacttgaattgaattgaagttGGAATCGAAATTGAAATGGAAAGCTTGCAAATTTAGGAATTGAAAACGGAAGTGTAGAATTACggattgaaaattgaaaattgaaaaaaaattgagaaagaCTTGAGTTTGATTTTTGGTGATTGTTGTTGAGATTTGTTGAGCGTGTTTTTCTACTACAAAAAATCTGTATTTATGCTGTAAATAATATACAAGTAACTGTCCAGTAAGCAAGTTCCACATTTTAGCAAGAAAGCTCTATAAATGCTCCTATCCACTAACTAAAAAGTAGGACTGCTCCCAATTGTTTTCACCCACTATCTGTTTTGGTAAATATTCAACAATAAAGTTTCATGTTTCAGTAAAAAAAGTTCTATGTCTCAGCAAGAAAGTTTTGTAACTACTCTTCTCCACCAATTATTTTCTGCTGCTGAattatatatttctgatttaaaaaatatgtaagcACTGCCCAACAAGGAAGTTCTACTTTTCAGCAAAGAAAGCTCTATGACTGTAAAGCGAGTTTGCTTCCAACTGTTTTCACCCACTAAACATGTTCAGCTTACTAATAGTTGTGTCCAACTTACACGAGTATATTGGTATATTTGATTGGACAATGATCCAATTCAGTCAAAACTTTTGGTAAGTTACCAAATCAATCTAAAACTTCAAATGTTACATAAATTTCGACGGAAAGAAATAATTAATGGAATAATTATAAATTCAAACTAGgataattgataaaattatttattcgATCTGAATCTCatcaaattatataatttaaaccgaattgaataattaattacaaaatcgaTCCAAATTAAAATACAGATAAAACAACATGTTAATTTCATACCTAAAAATAACACATTACTATTTATTACACCaacctaaaaattaaatattacggatgtgtttggttgctcctttttatgctctttttttccttttcacttcaaaatggagttttaagtgtttggttagtgacctcctgtttgccttttacatctgaaaagcaacattaagtgtttggttagtgatttcatgtttgcctttttacacccgaaaatcaactttttataaaagcagagaatctctgcgcTATTTCCAACAGCAAACTGTAACATCAACAACAAACTATAGCAGGAAACAgcaaaacaacaaacaacaatagTAAATAGTAGGTAACAAACAGACCCTATATAAAAGTCATATGCCGGCCCACTGACCTTAAAATATCTGGTGCAACACATCATGAAAGTGTAACTTCCTAAGTTGTAGCTAATTAATGAAGTTAGGGGGAAAGTAGAGGTGTCAATTATGTAAACTACCCGCGATACATACGAACCTGATATAAAGTTAGTGGACCATACAAACTTTTGACACTATACGATACCACCACATTTCATTAATTATAAACTCTTCAAAATAAGGGTAGGTAGTTGAGAATATATTTCAGAAATGGGTCACCCCGTGACTTCCTTCCTAACCTCACCCCATCAAATACTCCACCAATTTctcaaataaaacaaaaaataaataaaaaaaataaaatactttaCTCCACCAATTAATGCTACATACTATGAGTTAACCATAAATTCATATGCAAAGTTGAAtatgatttttaacttaaaatataaaaattaaaggtTAAATTCGTCTATAGCACGAATGTTCTGTTAAACATGTCAAATCAACGATTTTATGTATAGAAAATCCGAATGAATCAACTATATGTGTGATTAGAGACGGATGTAGGGGTCAAAGGGACATTTGCCCCCATCatccctaaaaaaaaattagtccaaaaagaagggttaagtgcaaaaataccgctaacgttttgggtcaggagaaattttacttctaacgtctaaaatggtgcaattttatccctaatgttgaaAGCCAATAGCAGTTTTACCCCTAtcgttgataaatttggtcaatttgagaaataattcatcaaactgtctcttcggtcatgaatcttgttatccacacttcacacatgcgttattttatcagtaacaaatcacaaacatatgttaggatgtgaaaaaaaaaattaaaaatatactgtcttttgtacgaattagacaaaaaaatcaaaaaattcaccgaatttataaatattaatctccaattttattattaaattacaaaaaacttatatctttttttagaacaaattatatgcaattggtgcaaaataaagaaaaaaaacgaTTGTatgttataatagtgtctgaaattgatccaatttatcaacgttaggtgtaaaattgctcttggctacaaacataaacattagggataaaattgcatcattttagatgttaggggtaaaattgctcctcacCCAAAATGCTAGAGGTATTTTTGCTCTTAGCTACAAACATTagtctaaaaaaaaattacatagagTTTTGCGCCccccctcaaatcctggatccgccactcTATGTGATAAATTTTTAAAACTAACTATAGATTTGTGATAGCTTTGTAGATCTTATACTGACTGTAGCCTATATGGGTGGGAAGTTATTATCATGttgtatttatattttgtgATTTGATAGAATGAaatagggtgttgttaaacccagccccattttcccacccctagccccgtgaaaggacgaaaatgccctttcatgggttttgggaggggaaaagctatttttttttgcgGATTCGACACGCggcgtgtggccatcacgcctcacctcgcggtcggacgtgatagccccacgcctcaccgcgtggtcggccGTGACAGCCACATGCCCCACCTTACGGTCGGGCGTGTGGCTTTCACgaccgaccacgcggtgaggcgtggggctatcacgtccgaccgcgaggtgaggcgtgatggccacacgcccgcgtgtcgaatccgcaaaaaaaatagcttttttatCCCGTAAATAGTCCAtcaaacccgtaaatagtccgttaaacccgtaaatatgcGGTTAAACtcgtaactacagaattgtacttaaaaccaaaaaataatataagttaattaataaatattattaatcacaacaaataaaactaatataatctagtccaagcctctctcctttcagcgtataAATTCTCCAAATGGCGAACACTCTGATGAGAAAATAAtcgccattgggtggcaatgggaggcactggaaacgaaggatgtaaataaagacgtatgtagtgacgataactccccaaatgatTAATAACGAACATTTTGTATCAGAACGTGACTTTTCTATAGCGTTTCGGTGGCTATCatgccccaccacatggtgggacgtgatactcatacgcccgaccatgtggtggggcgtgatgctcacacgcccgagtgcCGAACCAGATTTTTTCCCCCAATTCAAATTACAGAAATGCAAGGAAGTTAATTCGGAAACATACATCGACTTCGGACGTAACATCACTCCCATCTACTCTCGGTGATAACGGATTGTCTTCCATCAAACGTTTTGTCTTTGATTCGGATGAAAAtgagtttgagagagtttgggagggattcaaattttcagtttttgttcaAATAGCAGTTAGGTCTTTTTTCggggctggaagtgtgaaaATGGAACTGGGTAACCCACATGAAATAtggtatttttataaaaaaaaataaaaaattaagagtAGTTTAAGGATGTAAACATatattaaatctaaaaaaaataaaatttattataaaataaaatattttccaattTGTTATTACAAcacctaaaattgaaaatatgtGATGagtaattattaatattattctcCAAAAGATAGAATAGAGTTACaaaatcttaaaaaaatattttacttttttaaaatgGTATTACTTCGTGTTCTtcgtatatttttatattcaaaatttggaaaaatatattgaaaaaagcttaatacatcatttcccCTCCTAaacttattttaaaagtttgattggtctcctgaacttacataaaatatttagttagctctctaaaattgtataaaatataatcaattaatcaatcagTTGTAAAAAAAGCAAGTTAAACACGGAAAATATGTTGAATGtatcttaaaaaataaaaaaaccaagaTGGTATGCGATTTTAATATTATAGAAGAAAAatttttatagttgaacaaaaatttcctttttaatatgttataatttattttataaattatataataacattctaagacacgtATAATAAATAttctgcatttaacttatttttttaataccgAACGATTAATTGAGCATATTTTATATAAGATCAAtgagctaactgaacattttatgcaagtttagaaAGTTAgtagaacactttgaaagttaaAGGCTCAAtcaatcttttttttaaacaaatcaaGCCTTGAAAAGATATTGTCCCTAGCCACAAATTTGGAATTATGGTCCTAAGAGAAGTTGGAAATAACCATTCAGCACCTAGTTTATTATGATTATGATTTGAAATTACATGTTAGAGACAATCTTGTATTCGTAGATTTTTACCTATTAGCTTTTCCAACTATACCCTTACCATCCCAAGTACCACATTATTTCTAACCATACCTAATCACGCGCCACCTTCTCCGGCGGCTCTTCCAACTCCACCGCCACTTTTTGCAGATTCAGCTCGAGTTTTCAGCCACTCCACCATATCACCAAACACCAAATTCACATTTTCCTCCGATTCTCCGACGATCTGGTGCCACATTTCGGGGTAAATTTTCAACGTCTTATCCCTACTCGCTGCCCGTCGGTGAAGCTCCTCCACGCACCCAGGGTCACACACTACATCTCCTCCGCCGTGAACAATCAACAACGGCACATCCACCTCTTCAAATCTTCTCTGCAGGTCACCACACGCTCTTAGCATTTCAAGAGCCGTCGCCGCACGCGGTCGAGCTACGATTCTCCTCGGGCTCGCCACGGCTAACTTACGCTTCCACTCCTCCTTAAACGAGACATCCAGCAAAGATCCACGAGTAGGAACCACGCGCCACGTCGGGATAACTGCTGCAACTATGAAAAGCAAATGCTCCAATGGCCATGGAGGTTTAAACTTAGCGCTAATCCCACACATAGCTCCGTTTAGAATCAGACCATCCCACGCGCTCTTCTGACGGAGCGTTATGTACAAGGTTATCGCACCGCCTAGAGACTCAGCGTATAAAAACGCCGGTAAGTTAGGAGCATGAGTTTCACGAAATTTATCAAAGAACTGGATGCAGTCGTCGACGACGGGGTTGAGATCGGGGATGTGATGGATCAGGCCATCAAGACCatcggagaaaccatggccttgaTGGTCAATTGCGCAAACGGCGAAGCCAGATTGAGCAAAGAGAATGGAAGTGGATTGTACGAACCAGCTTGATTCGCCGGTGTAGCCATGAACGACGGCGACTAAGCCAATGGTTTCAGTGGGAGGGAGAGGTTTCCACCACTGTGTAAAGAGCTTGAGGCCGCGAGCATTGGTTATGTGCTCTGAAGAGTGAGCGACGCCGTGGCGAGCATAAAATTCGTCGGCGGAGAGTGTTCCGAAAGGGCTTTCCTCGTTAGCCTCGGCGATTGGATGCCGAACCGCCATGACTTGGTGATTTATTCTTCTGGCTAAACTGCGCAGGGTGCAGAGGATAATGATAGAACGCGAAGAAAATGAGAAATGGATGAAGAAAGGCTTTAGAAAGAGTGTGACTCTATTCCATTTAGGCAGTTGAGTGATTATTTATGCTTGTCTGCATTAGGGAGTGATTCAGTGGTTTCGAGAGCACTGTACAATTTAtgaaaagtaaaagaaaaaaattcttGTGATTTCTTTTATAAGAGCATGTCTAAAGGGTGTGGTTTGGTTGTTACCAAACCACCCATTAGActtattttagtttattttagtttGTAACTTATTTTGATTACACCAAAAAGACCAATCAAGATTTGCACATACCCAcacaaaaaaagagaaattgaGCATCACCCAACCAACATCAAGCAATTGAACAACACCTCAGCGCGTGTATACATGCTGAAGCATAAACTtttgctttttgcttttttATGTCAAATTACAATAATAGTCTTttgttattaattaataattttttttactctataaaa comes from Euphorbia lathyris chromosome 8, ddEupLath1.1, whole genome shotgun sequence and encodes:
- the LOC136204063 gene encoding caffeoylshikimate esterase-like: MAVRHPIAEANEESPFGTLSADEFYARHGVAHSSEHITNARGLKLFTQWWKPLPPTETIGLVAVVHGYTGESSWFVQSTSILFAQSGFAVCAIDHQGHGFSDGLDGLIHHIPDLNPVVDDCIQFFDKFRETHAPNLPAFLYAESLGGAITLYITLRQKSAWDGLILNGAMCGISAKFKPPWPLEHLLFIVAAVIPTWRVVPTRGSLLDVSFKEEWKRKLAVASPRRIVARPRAATALEMLRACGDLQRRFEEVDVPLLIVHGGGDVVCDPGCVEELHRRAASRDKTLKIYPEMWHQIVGESEENVNLVFGDMVEWLKTRAESAKSGGGVGRAAGEGGA